Proteins found in one Oncorhynchus keta strain PuntledgeMale-10-30-2019 chromosome 2, Oket_V2, whole genome shotgun sequence genomic segment:
- the tex9 gene encoding testis-expressed protein 9 isoform X2 yields MSERRMHETKRPMSSKAEKSQVGKSVRRPASVPSKKPSTIDLLAKEEEYKRINAELEAKTAELVRQAEQVMSDQNEVLSKPISFHLDVDIEEEDFKNVNMLESSVMKPTTKVMPKKRVTSKSNSQNRPHGNQRKAQTTKAAAVEDVAVLEDFVNFSLSKTIRNIEGKLDDGDTHDNLMEDIMPSVGDEMGSDAQIRFLKAKLCVMQEEFNRLSYECNKKDDANSSLSTNIKEVEEDRARLQKTTNIQQTQIEKHRALAEESNRKGDGLQQQVTALQKEIEGLKRAQKQAATNHSAIEVRLNRALEEVERSKTQLTKIKQMSKMHFEAAKMLSFTEEEFMKALDWGKS; encoded by the exons ATGTCTGAAAGAAGAATGCATGAG ACCAAAAGACCCATGTCATCCAAGGCAGAAAAGTCTCAAGTAGGAAAATCTGTGAGACGTCCAGCCTCTGTCCCCTCAAAGAAACCATCCACGATAGACCTACTTGCTAAAGAGGAGGAATACAA ACGTATAAATGCAGAGCTGGAGGCAAAAACAGCCGAACTAGTAAGGCAAGCGGAACAGGTCATG aGTGACCAAAATGAAGTCTTGTCAAAGCCAATCTCTTTCCACCTTGATGTTGACATTGAGGAGGAGGATTTCAA GAATGTGAACATGCTGGAATCTTCAGTTATGAAGCCCACTACTAAG GTAATGCCAAAGAAAAGGGTCACATCAAAATCCAATTCACAAAACAGACCTCATGGAAACCAGAGAAAAGCACA aACAACAAAGGCAGCTGCAGTTGAGGATGTTGCAGTTCTTGAAGATTTTGTGAATTTTTCCTTGTCTAAAACAATACGTAACATTGAGGGGAAGCTGGATGATGGAGATACTCATGACAATCTTATGGAAGATATCATGCCCAGTGTTGGGGATGAGATGGGATCAG ATGCTCAAATCCGTTTTCTCAAAGCAAAGCTTTGTGTAATGCAAGAAGAATTTAACCGGCTATCATATGAGTGCAACAAAAAG GATGATGCAAACAGTAGTTTAAGCACCAACAtaaaggaggtggaggaggatcGAGCTAGACTACAGAAGACCACAAACATTCAGCAAACCCAGATAGAGAAACACAGAGCTTTAGCGGAGGAGTCTAACAGAAAAGGTGATGGGCTTCAACAACAAGTAACTGCTCTACAGAAG GAAATCGAGGGTTTGAAGAGAGCACAAAAACAGGCAGCAACCAATCACAGTGCCATAGAGGTAAGACTGAACAGAGCCTTGGAGGAAGTTGAGAGGTCCAAGACACAACTGACCAAGATCAAGCAGATGAGCAAG ATGCATTTTGAAGCTGCCAAGATGTTGTCATTTACAGAAGAGGAATTCATGAAAGCTCTTGACTGGGGGAAATCATAA
- the tex9 gene encoding testis-expressed protein 9 isoform X1, whose amino-acid sequence MSERRMHETKRPMSSKAEKSQVGKSVRRPASVPSKKPSTIDLLAKEEEYKRINAELEAKTAELVRQAEQVMSDQNEVLSKPISFHLDVDIEEEDFKNVNMLESSVMKPTTKVMPKKRVTSKSNSQNRPHGNQRKAQTTKAAAVEDVAVLEDFVNFSLSKTIRNIEGKLDDGDTHDNLMEDIMPSVGDEMGSDAQIRFLKAKLCVMQEEFNRLSYECNKKDDANSSLSTNIKEVEEDRARLQKTTNIQQTQIEKHRALAEESNRKGDGLQQQVTALQKEIEGLKRAQKQAATNHSAIEVRLNRALEEVERSKTQLTKIKQMSKDTADQEHKKIETLKAENKKLEKQKAELIVGFKKQLKLIDILKRQKMHFEAAKMLSFTEEEFMKALDWGKS is encoded by the exons ATGTCTGAAAGAAGAATGCATGAG ACCAAAAGACCCATGTCATCCAAGGCAGAAAAGTCTCAAGTAGGAAAATCTGTGAGACGTCCAGCCTCTGTCCCCTCAAAGAAACCATCCACGATAGACCTACTTGCTAAAGAGGAGGAATACAA ACGTATAAATGCAGAGCTGGAGGCAAAAACAGCCGAACTAGTAAGGCAAGCGGAACAGGTCATG aGTGACCAAAATGAAGTCTTGTCAAAGCCAATCTCTTTCCACCTTGATGTTGACATTGAGGAGGAGGATTTCAA GAATGTGAACATGCTGGAATCTTCAGTTATGAAGCCCACTACTAAG GTAATGCCAAAGAAAAGGGTCACATCAAAATCCAATTCACAAAACAGACCTCATGGAAACCAGAGAAAAGCACA aACAACAAAGGCAGCTGCAGTTGAGGATGTTGCAGTTCTTGAAGATTTTGTGAATTTTTCCTTGTCTAAAACAATACGTAACATTGAGGGGAAGCTGGATGATGGAGATACTCATGACAATCTTATGGAAGATATCATGCCCAGTGTTGGGGATGAGATGGGATCAG ATGCTCAAATCCGTTTTCTCAAAGCAAAGCTTTGTGTAATGCAAGAAGAATTTAACCGGCTATCATATGAGTGCAACAAAAAG GATGATGCAAACAGTAGTTTAAGCACCAACAtaaaggaggtggaggaggatcGAGCTAGACTACAGAAGACCACAAACATTCAGCAAACCCAGATAGAGAAACACAGAGCTTTAGCGGAGGAGTCTAACAGAAAAGGTGATGGGCTTCAACAACAAGTAACTGCTCTACAGAAG GAAATCGAGGGTTTGAAGAGAGCACAAAAACAGGCAGCAACCAATCACAGTGCCATAGAGGTAAGACTGAACAGAGCCTTGGAGGAAGTTGAGAGGTCCAAGACACAACTGACCAAGATCAAGCAGATGAGCAAG GACACAGCAGACCAGGAGCATAAAAAAATAGAAACATTAAAAGCTGAAAACAAGAAGCTGGAAAAGCAAAAAGCTGAACTGATAGTGGGTTTTAAAAAACAGCTCAAACTGATTGATATACTGAAAAGGCAAAAA ATGCATTTTGAAGCTGCCAAGATGTTGTCATTTACAGAAGAGGAATTCATGAAAGCTCTTGACTGGGGGAAATCATAA